The genomic segment TGAGCTTCCGCCCAAAAGGCCTTACAATACGGGCAGAATGGATCGGCGAAGACAAACACTTTACGCGGAGCATTCTCCGCTCCCTCTTTCAACGGATGCGCAGCATTGAGTTTTTTCCACATTTCGCGTCCCATCGGGGCATAGATCTCTTTCTGAAAATAGGCCTCACTGATGTTTTTTCCTTTTTCATCATATAGATAGCCTGACACAACATGCTTTCCGTCCGGGGTTAAGAAGAGCGTCACGCCCATGTCCTGGTACTGGCCCAGCCAGCCAGGGGCGCCCCCGGGAGCATCGATTTGCTTAATGATAGTGATATTCTGCTGCTGGCTAACATTCTTCACGACATCAGGAATAGCCCCGTCGGATTGCGCCAGTCCCGACGCGGCCAGCAGGGTAAGTAACAGTAATTTTTTCATTGCAGCATCATCCTTTAGCGTTGTTCAGGTTCGTCGCCGGGAAAAGCGAAATGCGCTAACGCGCCATGTGAGGCCAGTTGATCGCGCCCACGCCGTTGAGCTGCGGACGGGCAAACAAAAACCCCTGGAAGCGGCGAATACCGGCGGACTCCAGCCAGCACCACTCTTCCATCTTCTCAATACCTTCCGCCACCAGCGAGATTTCCAGGTCGGTGCAACAGCTGACGATAGACCTTACAATCGCCTGCTTCGGCCCGCTAAGGTGAATATCGCTGACAATCTCTCGATCGATTTTGATCTTATCCGGCTGAAATTTGGTGAGCAGCGACAGCCCGGCGTACCCCGACCCGAAATCATCAATCGCCAGGCCAATGCCTTCCGCGCGCAACTGCTTGATGGCGCTGTTAAACTTGTTGAATCCGGAAATCATTTCGTTTTCGGTCACTTCAATGACTACCTGCTCTGGCAGCAGACCGTTGAGTTTGATCTGATTGACCAGAAACTCCACCGCGCCGGGCACATTCACCAGCGACATTGGCAGGAGATTGATCGCAATTTTATGCCCGCCAATCCCCAGCGCCTTCGCCAGGGCGAAGGCATAGGCTTTGGTCTGCAGATCGACTTCGTAAATCGTGTTCTGATCAAGGGTATTAAAAAAATGCTCCGGGCTGCCGCCATCGTTGCCGCGGATCAGGGCTTCGAGGGAACTGATTTTGCCTTCTGTGGGTTCGACAATCGGCTGGAGTGCAAACTGGCATGATTGATTGGCAATCAGCCCAACGCCTTCGCCAAACGGCGGGGTTTTCACGCGAAAGCGTCCATTTTTTGGCATCAAAGATAGTTCCAGAGTGATCGTTTCTTTTACCCGTTATGAACGTCTGAATAAACTTGAATACCCGGTCGTCGGAAGTCAGATAGCTTTCCAGTTTACTGTAGTGCAGTACGGACTGCAGAACCTCTTTCGCTGATTTCACCTGCAGATCGAACAGCAGCATCCCC from the unidentified bacterial endosymbiont genome contains:
- the dsbG gene encoding thiol:disulfide interchange protein DsbG, with the translated sequence MKKLLLLTLLAASGLAQSDGAIPDVVKNVSQQQNITIIKQIDAPGGAPGWLGQYQDMGVTLFLTPDGKHVVSGYLYDEKGKNISEAYFQKEIYAPMGREMWKKLNAAHPLKEGAENAPRKVFVFADPFCPYCKAFWAEAQPWVKAGKVQLNTLLVAFLNPASGRNAAAILNAKDPVTAWREYELSGGKKRPQAEGTASRETVEIVQNHQTLMDSLGASATPAIYYLNEQNELQQVVGMPNEKQLEAMFGPKP